Within the Procambarus clarkii isolate CNS0578487 chromosome 28, FALCON_Pclarkii_2.0, whole genome shotgun sequence genome, the region ACTGATGATGTGCAGGCATTATTGCTAGTTAATAATGCCCAACACACCATGATGTGAACAGTTTAAGATCAGTGGATGGCAAAACAATGTGCATAGATTTTCCACCAAATATGACCCCTCTGATCCAACCTGTGAATCACTCTACAATTCATGCTGCTGCAAGATTGGATACAAAGTAACTGCAAAGTAATGGTGGTGGAAGAGGCTGACAGCAATGGAAATGAGACCATCAAACCATCATAAAGTCCGATCTTTCATCATACAGCTATGAGTCCGATCTTTCATCACACAGCTATGAGTTCGATCTTTCATCACACAGCTATGAGTTCGATCTTTCATCACACAGCTATGAGTCCGATCTTTCATCACAGTCAGACTCTGCAGCCAAGTCACCCATCTGAAGTCTTGAGGAGAGAGACGTTCAGAAGTAGACATTTAAGAAAGGTGAATCACACCTTGCTGCCATGCATCCCCACCCATCACGGAGCTCAACAAAGGAAGGAATAAGCACATGGGCAACCTCAGAGTAACAGACATATGGGGTTCACCAGCAAAGAGTCTGAAAAGTATCCCAGGGGCCAATAGGGATACCATACCTGCAATGCCCACTTGACCCAATGTTTGACTGCATGAGGTAATTAGACGAGACAATTGATTCAGGTGGACCATTCTGAACCACCCGTGTTACCTGTCTCCCCCACCAAAAAAAGGCATATTGTGGTCCCCAGGGGTTGCATCCACTAGGAAGGCTCAACAACCAGATGAAGGAAACACTGGGGAATGCATAAGTCACCATACACAGCGAACACATGGGAGTGTATTTCACTTGTGCACTACCACAGAGGGCAGGAGAAAGGAGCAGAAGCCACCTTTACCTACCCACAGATGACACACACAAGAGCCCCCTCACCACATCAAGGAACCACTCAAAGATGAGACTTTATagaattatatactgtatataattttctAAATAGTATCACAAGTGTAAATAACAGATAACAGTACATGACTGCAAGTCCTTGTTCTCTATTCCCCTTACAGAGAGCAATAAGCAATAAGAATATTCTGTACTTCAGAAGGAAATACAAAACAGTTTTTTCTTGTCCTCCATTAAGTTTTATCTTTTATTGCCATACTTTTCCAAATATTTTAATTACAAGTGAATTGTTTATACTGTACTGAATTCTATTTTGGTGTATAACATATGCACAGAGCTGTGTTCTATCATTTGAAAAATTTGTGACAAATGGCAAAAACACTGATATAATGGAACTCTTAAAGGTTCAGGATAGATCCAGTCCCAGCTACAGTAGTCCATTCTATTGAGATTACACTGTACTAACAGAATGCATTATAAGACTAAATTATTACTGTAATGTTCAAAAAGATATACAGTATTGTACAGTATAGTAAAGCCATTTCATTCATTATTACCGAATTATTAACCACTGGGAACTGGATTAATAAGCGATACCAGAATAGCTAATTATTTAGGAACATTGAATCATTTACCGATGCTAGTTCACTTTTAATACTTTAACAGGGTCACTGAGGGAAAACATCAAATGAGAAACAATTACCTAACAAAAATACTGTCAATTTAAACAGCAAAATCTTAAGTGGGGACCACATTAATGAAGTCTCTTATTAAATAAAAAGAACAAACAAACTATGAGATCATCAATAAAAGGCAATCTGTGTAAACAAGTGGAATGCAGAGCACAACATTGAGACAACTTCCCTCATGTAGAGGGAATGTTAACACATGCAGCGCACGAGACAAATCTTGTTTAATCTTATCCAAGTGCAACAACTGACAAACATAACATACCTCAAATTCATCAAAGATTTGTCTATGGTGGAAATATGCATGTGAAAATATCCTGTACACACGCCGGCACACTGACCCAAGCTTGGCCACTGATGACTCCTTGATGCTCACTCTAAAATATAAAGACACATCTTAAATGTCCATGAAAGTAAAATAAGTGAGGAAATCAAATATAGTAGATGTCAAGATTTTTTCCTTTAAAGAAGAAAATGTCTCTTGTTTAGCATAATCCTCATTATACGGGGTAAGTCTCACCTTCATGAGGCCCATTTACTCTGATTGGGCATGTCTAGAtttctatacacacacacacacacacacaccacaagcgtagctctcatcctataactacacttaggtaattacacacacacacactttaatacacAATAAGAAGTGATCACATGAGGACAATCTAGAAAGGTAAAAACAATATTGAGAAATATACTTAAGAATTCTAGTTTGAATTTTTATCAATAACATTAATTATtaaaaaattctcaaaaattatcGAGAGACCAACTTGGCAGAAAATGTAGATAATACTGTATATGGTATTACTCACATAcaaaaaatcagcattgaatgtcaTGAAACGCCTCTTTCTGGGTGAAATCCAGTAGCTTCCTGAAGTTAGCTCGCCAAGATGGCTCCCAGCTACTAGGTCACATCAGCCAAGGAGTTTTGTTTGACGTACCGTGAGCTAGACCAAGAAAATAACCCTCTAcacagaggtgcagagagcaggtgacattcttccatcccaacAGGAAAGCAACCGGAAAGTCAGCAAACCGGTGCAAACCACTTCTGGGTTTAGAGAAACTAACGCCTCAAAAACTGCCAAACAAACTTCCCCCAACACTGTAAACAAATGATCAAATCTCTCGAaacaagtcccaaatctacacagtaaaataacaacatactagagTGAACAATATGAAAGATCCCCAACATAAGTTTAGGTAAGATGATCCCCAACATATCCTTCTACCTGCCATAACTGAAGCCTTTTAGTAGAGATTGCAGCAGTGGTTTGcattcactactcacaatcaagAATCCCAGGTACAATccttgtgggttgcatcttggaAGAGGTCAATAGTTTGACCTTGGAaggacctcgatacaagcctaagtACAGGTTTCCTATCTCCGACAACAGGAATTATTATTTCCCATGCATACAGAGTAAGGAACCTAAATAACTGAGATTATATCAAAGcattcaaaatgtactctctggaaagaagGCAAGAGAAATATCATATAATAGATATACAGAAGATACCAGAAGGCCAGGTCAAAAATGTATACAATAGATTATAACTTACTGGAGCCAAAGATATGGTAGAAAATCAAGAAGAGACCAAATGAAGAGTAAAGGTGCCATAAGTATAACCATCAAATACTAGTTATTACAAAACAAGcctggcttggagagtagaactctAGAAATCAATTCCATGTAATCTTGAACACTTGCAAAATATTCACAGAATTAGGGACAATTAAGTGAAGAATAAGCAGGAAAGTTAGTCCTCGGCCTTAGTCCACTCGTGTATTTTCGTTATTAACAGTTTAATTTTCACAAAATTTAAAACCATCGTATTTCTATCTGGAAGTTGCTTCACTTTGTTTCCAGATTCTCTACTGACAAAAGGCATGAGATTACTGAAGGATAAACTACAGTACTATCCTCTACCTTCAATCCTCACCCTGCTTAAATATGtgctacaattttttttttttttttgctttgacTCTCAATTCTACCTTGAACAATGTGACATAGCACTGTGCTTGTTAGGTTATTCATCGAATCCATTGAAGTAGGACACACACTACTATTAGCCTACTTTCTTTCTGGAATCTATCCGTGATTCTTCAAAAAATACAAAGTACAAACCTGCTAGGGAAATATTTGTTAGAATTAAGAAGGCAAGCCGCTCCATCTAGTGTGTGTCTTGTGTAATCAATTGCAGGGCACTCCTTTGGGGTTTTGTGTGCTGCACACAAAAATATCCACTGCTCTGTTGCTGTCATTTGTGTACAAGTGGCTGGCTGACATTCTCCCTGTAACCGCACTGCTAAACCATTCAGCTCCATACAAAACTGTCTGCAAATAAAATTTCTAATTAGATACAGTACATGAAATTGACAACAGATACTATTATATACAGGAAGAGCATACAAAAACCTAAAAATATTGTCACCTCACTGCCTAATAACCTTTATCACTTACCTAATTCTTGGactgctgtgtaccatggactgctttgttgattatcactcacttccgaagtactgaatatgtaatacagtatgttactgtgtaaatagtgcatGAAACTGTACAtactgtaattttagtgaaatttttaacaagtaaaatTGTGACAatgaacatttattgtggacatattaccgacatgtatcacagttccatggaactttATGAAcgttatactgtatacatattgtaaaggacaaaaatatgcatcatatacgataaaaaaataaataaaaccgcattggaaatacatagaacaaataattgaaaatatatttgtggcaactcgcggtATTGAATGGCCCGCGCAACCACTTCTGGGAGTTTGGGCGACCAGCTCGTGATGCCCTttctccacgtccccacagccaaagtaagtagaaTTTTAAAGTTTTTTTACATATacgtgttcagggaagggaatttataatTTTACAAAAATCAACAAAAATTTTGCGAACACTTGATTTTATGCACATggggaatgtcacaataaacttgtgcatcacagtggttaaggcacactatatatattcatacaaaATCACTACTGTGGCAAAAATGTTAATACTGTATAAAATATCTAGGCAAAAAATATCTAGTCAGTGGAAGAATTCAGAGTCAATCAGAATCAATACACACAAAACTTTTAGTTTTGGCCTATAAGAGGACTTTCATTACTGGAAATTGGTCACTAGAAAGAAAAAAGTTAGTAAAAACACTGTCACATGTAAGAAGAACGGCTCATAAGAGATGACTGCAATAACCTCTACACAGCTCCAATCAATATCTGCAATTATCTCCTGTGCTTGAATTGCCGTATGTGATTTTTCCCACTTGTTTTGTAAACTGCTTTAAGTTATGTGCACTACAATGTAGGGCATTTTAATTAGCCAAACCATTTAGAGGTAAAGAAAATAGTTTAATTTAGTACACAGTTTTAGTAAATTAGTAGTCATAGTTCATGAAAATTAAGTGAAACAAAACAAATTGTAAATAAACAAACTAAATAAGCCTATACCATGGTAAACAGTCTCACCTAAGATGCTCATATTTCCATACTCCCTCATCTTGGGTCTCTGGAGCATTAAGAATGGTATCAATATTATTATGGTCAAGACGAATTGTTTGTTGGATGTACTGCTGAACTACCAGGGTGGAGTCCATCTCTTCATAAGCCTCATCACACCACCGGTAAAAATTctgaaattaaatttaatgttatAAAATATTCTGCAAATTGTGACATTGTTGAGTAACTTCTGCAGTCCTAGTTTGACGTATGTTTTTTCTTATTcagtactgtagtgtattacaaaataaaataaaaacatgcAGTGATGTGGAAACATTTCTGGTTAAATAATGCAGAAATCTAAATCAGtaaaaagtaaaaataaaaaaattaaaaatttcaCCATTAAATCTGACAAGGTTTAAATCTGCTACCTTGGACCCATTGTCCAAATCACCACATAAGCTTGCCTGAGGTTTAAAAATatcagaaaaaaaaataaaaaaaaggggtaaAAGAAACAACTACCCAAAAAGCAAGTAAGAGAGGCTCCACCAAagaaaaactggaaaaggtagcaTTCTAATGAGCCAAGATAGAAATAACATGACCACTGGAACAGAAATGGAGCACAAATGAGGGAGATTAAGAAAAAGGCAGAAGACACGCCAAGCCATTTCATAATCCTGTCTCAAAGGAAAATGCAAATATGAAAGTGAAAAATGAGGCTATCAGCAGAGTCCACTTCCATATGGAAAGGGACCAATTGTACCTACCCCTGATCAAGCAATGGACCACCCAGGCCAAATCTGTATTAGGAGATCACAGAGCCCCAAGGTTGAATTGTGTGTCATAACCCCCAacaatgtcaagcctggcctcaggccagggTAGAAGAACTCGAAACCCCTCTCCACGTATGCTCCAGGTAAACTCGAACCGAGATATGCGCTCGCTGCAGGCAAGAACACCACAACCCCTGACTGATGTGGAGAGCTGGAAGCAAAGCTCGAAATAAAGTCTGATGTGTCTGTGAGCAATTCAAGGGAACAACAACCATGTCCCATTTACAATACTCCTGGGTGCACAGGGGGGGATGGGGTAAGAAATGGTGCCCAGAATTCAATCCCAGAACTTCTCTTTTTCTGAAGTGTGCTAACTGCTACAGAATTGTACACCTACAGCATTGCATGTCTAAGTAATAAAGTTTCCTACAGGCCTGTATCAATCATTTTTACAAACCTTATTTAAATGTTAGAGGGAAAAGTAAAACTGAAACATGTCTAAAAGCTACAGCTGTATGTGTATATTatctattatataaatatatatattcatgaggtTTGGTTAGATTAAGTCAAGATAGGTAGAATATGCAGGTTGAGTTAGAAAGATTTGAATATAACCAAAAATCCATTGGCGTACCATAATATGCCCAAATACAAATCACACTGTACCCAATATGGTTTCCCCGATGGATTttataacctacctaaccttacctagcctaATCTAACCCCATTGAAGAAAACCAAACGTAACACAGCCTAATGTAACTCAGCCTAACTAAAATTATTtatggtacctggagctttgcaattacttcattcattctcgtgttcttgaggatatccttatattgcacccaaaatttgccaatgCTAGCTACTGAACATAGGaccttgtatgactaaccatcctgcgagatggggacttttaattttcactgctaccttattcactcttgtgttcatgatatcctcataatacacccagagtctgccagtgtagactacttatcacatgcctctgtatgactaaccatcctgtgtgatggggatttttagcatcacgtagctagctttttgacacactgtactcccttcatatagtctagggtatctgcacaaatgcagatgtgccTAAATgcgttaattaaaaaaagtctccgATTAGCGGGAGTGAACAGGGGCAAAAGTGAAAGAATGATGACTAATATTTCCATTCCGCTCAGGACTCGACCCTGGGTCATTTCCGTATGCAAGGTGAGCGCGTTCTAAACACTATACAACAGTGAACAGGAGTCTGCTTAATTAACACATAATAGTTACAAATAAACGAAAATATGCTACCAGGCAGATCGTGCTTCTCTACGGAGATGTTGGTCACTATAAATAAACAAATTATTATGATAATGCATATGCTTGCAGCATGTGAAATGTGTGTATATGTCTTCCCCATCTGTCACCAAGCCACCAGATAGCCTACCTCCGCTTTAGTACCCGGTCGATTTCTCCGCAAAACGACAGACTGGTCCGCCATCTTCATCTCAACTGATTTACTACGGTGTTCGACTCCTCGGATTATTATATGCACAGAAAGGTTATTAACATTTTTATCCTAAACCAAGAGTGTATAATTGTTTAATTTATGtattttagtttatttaaaagctGCTGAGCTGTGGAGATGTTGCGAATGAGTGTAATAATGTGGTAGTGCGTTAGATTGTTCATGCAAGAGTGGGAGAATCGGACGCTGGAAAGGAACACCAAAACATGACGGCCTGCCATCTGGCGGAGAGTTGAGGAGCCTCTCCAACACCTCATCCAGCGTTATCTGAATCGCCCtgccataaataataataataataataataataataataataataataataataataataataataataataataataataataatacattgtatcgggggacaggaagtttagttagtttagtttatttattatgcaccccatacccatacttgtgggcggtagtagaaaggtttagaggcacataatgggctcaggaactgaaccccacaattaatttagctaagcaagttacaatcttaatgagcaagTATTCAATACACATCGTCACTTCATTattgtgttcgagatcgaccacaagtacagtttctaaattaagcaactggcaTATGGGGAGAGCTAATGTCACAATTGATATTGTGACACTAGCACAGTACTACCacatgtcctgcacaccgccccccatccagtgggcagcagtggatagggtacaatcacttagttactacctacagttagcaaactggggatatttggctaagatttctggtagcagatcactttgaattaaatatttacacatctttgtAACATTTGTTAGGGAAGGAGTTGCGCGCCTGAACCTGAGTGGAGAAGTTGCAGCGCCTGAACCTGAGGGGAGCAGTGGCATCACCTGAACCTGAGGGGAGCAGTGGCATCGCCTGAACCTGAGGGGAGGAGTGGCAGCGCCTGAACCTGAGGGGAGCAGTGGCATCGCCTGAACCTGAGGGGGAGCAGTGGCATCGCCTGAACCTGAGGGGGAGCAGTGGCATCGCCTGAACCTGAGGGGAGCAGTGGCATCGCCTGAACCTGAGGGGAGCAGTGGCATCGCCTGAACCTGAGGGGGAGCAGTGGCATCGCCTGAACCTGAGGGGAGCAGTGGCATCGCCTGAACCTGAGGGGAGGAGTGGCATCGCCTGAACCTGAGGGGAGGAGTGGCAGCGCCTGAACCTGAGGGGAGCAGTGGTAGCGCTTGAACCTGGGAGGAGTTGCAGTTGCCGTAATAATGCAGTGCAGGTtttctacagaaaacctacgaacaattcatCTTATGttcatcttatatatatatatatatatatatatatatatatatatatatatatatatatatatatatatatatatatatatggtgcttctgtaattgcctcgattctttcctccacaAAGAATTTCCTCTTTCCTCcacgaggaaagaatcgaggcaatatatatatatatatatatatatatatatatatatatatatatatatatatatatatatatatatatatatatatatatatatatatatatatatatatatatatatatatatatactggctgcctgtccctccgACACAATGAAACCATTAttgctattattaaat harbors:
- the Mob4 gene encoding MOB-like protein phocein isoform X2 encodes the protein MDSTLVVQQYIQQTIRLDHNNIDTILNAPETQDEGVWKYEHLRQFCMELNGLAVRLQGECQPATCTQMTATEQWIFLCAAHKTPKECPAIDYTRHTLDGAACLLNSNKYFPSRVSIKESSVAKLGSVCRRVYRIFSHAYFHHRQIFDEFESETTLCRRFTVFVTKYNLMSRDNLIVPILEDEGAGQGESEA
- the Mob4 gene encoding MOB-like protein phocein isoform X1, yielding MKMADQSVVLRRNRPGTKAENFYRWCDEAYEEMDSTLVVQQYIQQTIRLDHNNIDTILNAPETQDEGVWKYEHLRQFCMELNGLAVRLQGECQPATCTQMTATEQWIFLCAAHKTPKECPAIDYTRHTLDGAACLLNSNKYFPSRVSIKESSVAKLGSVCRRVYRIFSHAYFHHRQIFDEFESETTLCRRFTVFVTKYNLMSRDNLIVPILEDEGAGQGESEA